Part of the Labilibaculum antarcticum genome, ATTTTAAATTTCCCTTCCAGGCATCATCAAAAGAAATGAACACTTTTCTTTCATGAACATTCTGCTCTCCAACAACAATTTTATACATTTCGTTTTCACTGATAAAATGAAAATTATTAGCCCTCAAAAATCCTATTATCCCTTTAAATAAAATAGAGGAGGGATTATGAAAGTAAATGGACAAAACGTATTTGTCGAACTTTTTCAATCCTTTTTTTTTGAAAAGGAGAAGTAAAACAAAACCCAGAATATCTCCGGCTATTTTTTTAAACCTCAACATCGCAGTGTACTTTTTGTAATTGGTTAACAACAGTTCGATCCGTCTTTTTTACACGATACAGTAAATAAGGCAAGGCTAACAAAGATTTCAAACGAAATTTAAAATCGAAACACATGTATAATGGTTCTGCCTGTCGGGTAAATTGAAATTTGTAAGGATCTAAGCCTACTCCAAATGAGAATTTTTCATGCTCTAACGTAAGGCTGTTTTGAATGTTACAATTCATACAATGAATTCCTGCCCCATACGTTTTATAATCCCTATCGAAAGCACAATCAATAGCCAATCGTTTTCCATTTTTGTCGATATTGATAACGTAAGCAATTGTAGTTTTATTAAAACTAACGAACAGAACCTTAGATGAATAAGCTTTAAACATCTGAAGAAAAAACTTTTCTTTATTTGGATCTCCATACACAAAACCCTTTCCATCCACGATTTTCGATTTCGCAATTCTTTTTATTTCCTTAAAGCTTGACTCATTAATTTCTTCTGTTGACAATTCAAATTCAAAACCATCTCTTTCGATTTTCCGAAGTGTTCGATCCAATTGCTTCCGAAACCGTTTCGCATACGACTCCATCAAAAAATTCTCATATCCTGAATATTCCGCCACTGGAATAATAGGCTCACCTGCATAATGATACAGCTTATACTTAGTGTGCAAAACGGTGGTTTTCGGCAGATATTTAAGGAATAAAAAATGATATCTGATATTCTTCCTTATCCAGTGTTTTAGCTCATTGGCAAAAGCAATATGTAAAGGCTTTAAGGAGATAATATCATTTCCCATGCTGCACCATTGCTGATCCAAAAACTCGACAAATTCCAGTGTAAAGCATTTGCAGTAAACCCGCTGTAATTTTACCAATGGAACAATGGCTGCCAACTTATCGTTACAATAAACTGAAATTATATAAGGGGTTTTTTTATAACCCAGCACATTATTTTCAACATCTTTAAAAATTGAATACCATTTAGAAATCCAGTTGGAATCACAACTAAGGAATTTTCCATCGTACTCAATTTCCTTAAGTTCGTCAATCGAAATCAAATGAAAATCATACATAGCTTTACGGATTAGGTCTTTGTGTTTATAGGGAATCGAACAGTTTAAATAGGATAAATGTTATTTCACTTCGGCTAGCCGAAGTTTCTCTAGTACTTGTCTCTCCTCTTTTTTTAACCGATACAAAAAGTATGGCAAGGCAAGGATCGCTTTTATTCGAAATTTGAAATCAAAACACATGTAAAAGAGATCTATTTGATTGGCAAATTGAAATTTGTAGCTATCCAATCCCATTCCAAAAGACATCTTCTTCTTCCCGTCTTTAAAACTGCTCTGAATAATCAAATCCGTGCAATGGATTCCAACCCCATAACTTCGATAATCTCTGTCAAAAGCGGCATCAACGCCAATTCGTTCCCCATTGCAATCAATAAAAGTACCATAGGCAACTTTCTGCTTATTTAAACTCAGAAAGACCACTTTAGAAGGAAAACTCTTATACATCTGCAAATGAAAAGCTTCCTTTTCTTTGTCACCATATAAAAACTTTTTCCCATCGATCTCTTTCGATTTGGCTATTCTTCTAATTTCCTGCAGACTACTATCATTTATATTGTCATGGAAAATTTCGTAATCGAAACCTTCTCTCTTAATTTTCCGGTGTCTTTTTCGTAAATCCGATCGGAATCGGCTTGTATATACCTGCGAAGAAAATGCTTCATAATTGGGGTAGTCCGACACCTGAATAGAAGGAGCTCCGGCATAATTAAACATTCGAAACTTTCGAGTTAAAACCGATAATTTTGGTATGTATTTAAAAAACAAGAAATGGAAATGAACGTTCTTTTTAATCCAAAATACTAAGTCCTCCGTGAAATTATCATCCAAATCTCTTGTGGCAATAATATCATTCCCCATGCTACACCACTGCTGTCCTAAAAACTCCACAAAATCGAGACGAATACATTTGAAAAAGGTGCGCGACAATTTTACAAGAGGAACAACAGCAACAAGAACATCCTCCATATAAGCCCCAATAATGCAAGGGGTTTTCTTGTATCCAAATACATTATTGTCAACATCCTTAAAAATGGAAAACCAAGTATCCATCCATTTAAACTGACAACTGGGAAAATTACTGCAACTCTCAAATTTTTCTAATTCATGAAGGGATATCTTCCTAAACTCATACATAACCGGGAGAATTATTTCTTGATAAGACTAAGAATAATGTTCAAATTCAGTTGGATAATTATTTTCAAAAACTCCAATTAATTTATCTGTAACTTTTGCAATTTGCCTTGTACATCCTTCTCCTCTTTCTTTAATCTGTAAATAAAATAGGGCAAAGCCAAAATCGCTTTTAATCGAAATTTGAAATCAAAACACATATAGTAGAGATCTATTTGATTCGCAAACTGAAATTTGTAGGTATCCAATCCCAAACCGAATGACATTTTCTGTTTTTTATCCAGAAAACTTCTCTGTATGACTGCATCTAAACAATGAATTCCTGCTCCATATTTCCTGTAATCCCGATCAAAGGCAGCATCAATTCCAATTCTTTCACCATTCCAATCGATGACCGTGCCATAAGCAACGACTTTCTGATTAAATTTTACAAATACCACATGCGAGGGAAAACATTCATACATTTTCAAATGGAACTGAGTTTTTTCAACATCTCCATACAAAAAGCTTTTCCCATCAACTTCTTTCGATTTCGCTATTCTTCTTATTTCAGACAAACTCGTTTCATTTATCTCTTCAAAACTGACTTCTATCTCAAAACCATCTCTTTTGATTTTTCGTAAAGTTCGTCGCAAATCTTCGCGAAATTTCCCCTCGTATACTTCTTGCGAAAAGGCTTCATAATCCCTGTGTTTCCCCACATCAATAAAAGGTGCTCCCGAATAATTAAACAATCGGTATTTCGTAGCCAAAACCGATTTCTTTGGCAAGTATTTTAAAAATAAAAAATGGAATTTAATATTTGACTTTACCCATGAAACCAATTCAGATGTAAAACTTTCATCAAGATCATCAAGCGTAATAATATCGCAACCCAAATTAGACCACTGTTGTCCTAAAAACTCTAAGAATTCAATTTTAACCAGCTTAAAATACGTGCGGTACAATTTCACCAATGGCACAATTGCAACCAGCTTATCATCCTTATAAGCAGCTACGATATACGCTTTCTTACTATATCCAAGTACATTGTTTTCTACTTTCTCGAAAACAGAAAACCAATTGTAAATCCAGTTGAACTGATTACTTGGAAAATTCGCGGTATAATCGATTTCCTTCAGGTCATTTAGAGTAAAAAAACAAAAGCGATACATATTTTAAATTCTAGGTGAGTCAGACATCAAGTCTGCTGATGAGAGCCGATGTTTTATTTCAATATAACTATTGATCCGGCTTTCGATCAAAGTAGTTCCAATGAATAGTGACAGTAAAAAATCCAATAAAAAATAATTTGCCTGTTGCGTTACCAAACAGGAAATGAACATGAAAAAGATTGCTACCGTTAATTGATTGTAACTGCTGTTCGATCGGGAAATTTCTTTAAAAATAGAATAGAGAAACACCAAATAAAGTAAAAAACCAAGTATTCCGTTATCGACTAATGTTTGTATAAATCCATTGTGTGCAAAGAGAGGCATTCCATCCTTTTTCTCATATCTGTTTTGCGATTCCTGCATTCCCATTCCAACTAAATAGGTAACGAAATTACTTTCGTACAGATTTTCCAAATACACCTGCGCAATTTGCAATCGTCCGGAACCCACTGTCTCATAAGCCGATTTATCATCCTGTCCTGCCCTGTCATCCATTACCCTCATTCGAAAACCTTCATTGGTTTGATACAGTACCGCAAGACTTGCAAAGAAAAGAACACTGAGAACCAGAATCTTACCTGCATCTTTAAATGAGATTTTCCGGGCAAAAAGAACTATAACACCAACGATAAACATCAGCCATCCAGTTCTTGTGTAGGTTTTAAACAGAAAGAATAATCCTAAAAGTAAGAGTGGTCCCAAGATTAAATTTAAGAACATATCTCCTCGTTTTTTCACTACAAACTCAAGAATGATAATGCACGCAACAGACAGTAAAGCTGAAGTGTAATGAGGTGCGCCTAAAATCCCAACCAAACCATCCAAAGAGCCTTCCTCCATCCAAAGCATGGTTTTACTTACTGGAGCCGCAAAAACACCTAAATAGTAGGGAATATTTGAAATGATTAAAAAACCAGACAGATAAACCGGTAACATTCGCAATTTCTTCAGGCTTTCAACACTATTTATATTCAAATAAACCCAGTGAATTACCAGGGGGATGGTTAAGTACTTGGAGAAATTGATGATTGAATCAACCGGATAATCAAAAAATGATGTGTTTACCAGGTTCTTAATGGCAAAGAGATAGCCGAGAATCAAAAAATTGAAATGCACTTTCTGACCCAAAACACCAACGAATAAAAAAATAAGTAATGGAAGCTTCCAAATGTAAACCATTTCCTGACCGCCAATAGTATAGCTCTTTAAGAAAAAAGCAATAAAAAAAGCCAACATCCAGAGTCCTATTCCAACGTATTTCATACTTAAATCAGAGAGTTTAACACACTACAAATTTTGTCCATATCGAGCAAACCATATCGCTGATCAACTGGCAAAGCCAATAAGTTTTTCGAAAAATCATATTCAATACTATCCTGCTTGTTTTCTACAAGGAAAGACGGCCAATAGTTGGCCACAAATATTTTCTGTTTAATTAATTCGCTTCTGAAGTCTCCATTTTCAACAAGCAATGGATAAATCATGGGTCCATCAAGTTCTGTATCAATAATTGAAAGACGATTCTTGGCTCTCAATTTTAAATGCAGATATTGGAAATTCTGATTTCGTCGGATTTTTACTGATCGATAATTAATGCCGGCAAGTAAACGATATGTGAAATTGGACATTGATTTAATTTCTTGTCCACACAAGTATTTCTCATTGTCAAGAAAGCTAGGATAACCATCAATGGGTCCATTTTCCAACCTACGCACTAAATGCTCACATCTATTCCATGAAGTCTCAGTTGGCAGCTCTTCTTTTAGAAAACAGTTGGTACTTAAATAAGCTCCGTCGGGCACTCCAAAAAATTTTCGGGCTGAGTAGAAAGTATCAACATTAGGAATGGCTTGTTCAAAAAATGCCAGAGAATTGTCAACAATCAAATTCTTTACAATCTTACTTAGCGAACGAATAAAATTTCCTTTTAGACCAAAATAGTTAATGATCAAATAGGCTTCATCATTTTCCAAAGCCCTAATTTCGAGAGGCTCCAAATGTATATTAATTGGATAAAACTCAAATTCAATTTTCAGTTTTCGAACAGGCTCCAATATGGACGGACACAAATAGGCTGGTACATATATCTTCTTGTAGTTTCGAGCTCTCAAAATGTACTCCAAACAGTTGCGACCTGAATTTAATCTGATAAAATCGGGATAATATTCAAACTCCAATCTGCTTTCCAATTCAAAATAACCACCAATTTCTCTATTGCTCATACTCTATTCCAATTCTACTGCAATAAGCTCTTCAATATTACTCATTATCAATTCTCTGGTATCCAAATTAGGGAATTCCAATACGCCTATGCCTACCGCACAATTGAAACCGCAAAAGCTAAACACCTCTGCACCCTCTTCAACTATCAATTTAATTTCCAACACATAATCGCGAATCGAATCGTCTAATTTTACCGATCTGAATTTCCCTTCTTTACTGGAATGAATCACATAAGTTGTGAAATACTTATCAATCTCCTTTTGCTTTTGAATATTAGGATCTACACCCATACAAGCATCCACACTCATTTTAATCATATCCACATTGCCTGCACATTTTATAATTTCCGAAATGCTATTTCCTCCGTTACGTGCACCTACCTCCATCAAATAAACATGATCGTTTTCATCAATAATTACCTCTATATTGAAACCCCCAAATTTTATTTTCAATAAATTAATTACTCTTTGCAGTTCCAATTTTATCTTTTCGTGCAATTCCTTAGGCAATAGAGAAGGATAATTAATGCCGGAAGATACAAATTGGTTTACCCCAATATTATTCCTTTGATCTCCCAGATAGTATGCCATAATTTTACCATTGTAAACAAAAATATCTCCATCGATATGAGGATATTTTTTCTCAATATATTCCTCGACAATAAAACGTTTACTTCTCGAAAATTTCATTGCATAATCAATTGCTTTCCCCATTTCCCACAAATCATTCACCTTTGAAATGCCTTTGCTTCCCGAAGAATCAACAGGCTTAACCAGAACAGGATATGTAAATTCTGTTGAATAATTTGAAAAATCTTTTAACGTACTGTATCCGCCATACTTAGGCGTCTTAAAATTATTTGTTAGCAAAAAGCTACGGTACAAATCTTTCTCTGAAAGAGTTTTCGAAGATTTGTAGGGATTCCCTGGAAGTCCCATTTTTTCAGACACGTAAGCAGCTGTTGGTGCCGCAGGATCGGAAGCGTAAGCTAAAACCCCATCAATCTTCAATTTTCTAGATAAATTCAACACTGCTTTCAAATCAGTCGTACTCACATTCACATACTCATCGGCATATTGGTGCGCCGGATTTTCCGGACAATAATCACAGGTAACCACATAGTATCCTGCAGACTTTGCATAAAGTATGCTGGGAATTTGAAAAGGAGCCCCTCCAAGTATTAGCAATTTCTTTCCTTTCGAATACATATCGCCTTTATTTTAAACACATTACAGCACAATATTTAACAATTACAGCAGACTTAATTGTATTTCCATTCTACAATTCAAAAGGCTATATCAGTATATAGTTCTTAAAA contains:
- a CDS encoding GNAT family N-acetyltransferase, giving the protein MYDFHLISIDELKEIEYDGKFLSCDSNWISKWYSIFKDVENNVLGYKKTPYIISVYCNDKLAAIVPLVKLQRVYCKCFTLEFVEFLDQQWCSMGNDIISLKPLHIAFANELKHWIRKNIRYHFLFLKYLPKTTVLHTKYKLYHYAGEPIIPVAEYSGYENFLMESYAKRFRKQLDRTLRKIERDGFEFELSTEEINESSFKEIKRIAKSKIVDGKGFVYGDPNKEKFFLQMFKAYSSKVLFVSFNKTTIAYVINIDKNGKRLAIDCAFDRDYKTYGAGIHCMNCNIQNSLTLEHEKFSFGVGLDPYKFQFTRQAEPLYMCFDFKFRLKSLLALPYLLYRVKKTDRTVVNQLQKVHCDVEV
- a CDS encoding GNAT family N-acetyltransferase → MDTWFSIFKDVDNNVFGYKKTPCIIGAYMEDVLVAVVPLVKLSRTFFKCIRLDFVEFLGQQWCSMGNDIIATRDLDDNFTEDLVFWIKKNVHFHFLFFKYIPKLSVLTRKFRMFNYAGAPSIQVSDYPNYEAFSSQVYTSRFRSDLRKRHRKIKREGFDYEIFHDNINDSSLQEIRRIAKSKEIDGKKFLYGDKEKEAFHLQMYKSFPSKVVFLSLNKQKVAYGTFIDCNGERIGVDAAFDRDYRSYGVGIHCTDLIIQSSFKDGKKKMSFGMGLDSYKFQFANQIDLFYMCFDFKFRIKAILALPYFLYRLKKEERQVLEKLRLAEVK
- a CDS encoding GNAT family N-acetyltransferase, whose protein sequence is MYRFCFFTLNDLKEIDYTANFPSNQFNWIYNWFSVFEKVENNVLGYSKKAYIVAAYKDDKLVAIVPLVKLYRTYFKLVKIEFLEFLGQQWSNLGCDIITLDDLDESFTSELVSWVKSNIKFHFLFLKYLPKKSVLATKYRLFNYSGAPFIDVGKHRDYEAFSQEVYEGKFREDLRRTLRKIKRDGFEIEVSFEEINETSLSEIRRIAKSKEVDGKSFLYGDVEKTQFHLKMYECFPSHVVFVKFNQKVVAYGTVIDWNGERIGIDAAFDRDYRKYGAGIHCLDAVIQRSFLDKKQKMSFGLGLDTYKFQFANQIDLYYMCFDFKFRLKAILALPYFIYRLKKEEKDVQGKLQKLQIN
- a CDS encoding O-antigen ligase family protein — protein: MKYVGIGLWMLAFFIAFFLKSYTIGGQEMVYIWKLPLLIFLFVGVLGQKVHFNFLILGYLFAIKNLVNTSFFDYPVDSIINFSKYLTIPLVIHWVYLNINSVESLKKLRMLPVYLSGFLIISNIPYYLGVFAAPVSKTMLWMEEGSLDGLVGILGAPHYTSALLSVACIIILEFVVKKRGDMFLNLILGPLLLLGLFFLFKTYTRTGWLMFIVGVIVLFARKISFKDAGKILVLSVLFFASLAVLYQTNEGFRMRVMDDRAGQDDKSAYETVGSGRLQIAQVYLENLYESNFVTYLVGMGMQESQNRYEKKDGMPLFAHNGFIQTLVDNGILGFLLYLVFLYSIFKEISRSNSSYNQLTVAIFFMFISCLVTQQANYFLLDFLLSLFIGTTLIESRINSYIEIKHRLSSADLMSDSPRI
- a CDS encoding ATP-grasp domain-containing protein encodes the protein MYSKGKKLLILGGAPFQIPSILYAKSAGYYVVTCDYCPENPAHQYADEYVNVSTTDLKAVLNLSRKLKIDGVLAYASDPAAPTAAYVSEKMGLPGNPYKSSKTLSEKDLYRSFLLTNNFKTPKYGGYSTLKDFSNYSTEFTYPVLVKPVDSSGSKGISKVNDLWEMGKAIDYAMKFSRSKRFIVEEYIEKKYPHIDGDIFVYNGKIMAYYLGDQRNNIGVNQFVSSGINYPSLLPKELHEKIKLELQRVINLLKIKFGGFNIEVIIDENDHVYLMEVGARNGGNSISEIIKCAGNVDMIKMSVDACMGVDPNIQKQKEIDKYFTTYVIHSSKEGKFRSVKLDDSIRDYVLEIKLIVEEGAEVFSFCGFNCAVGIGVLEFPNLDTRELIMSNIEELIAVELE